The DNA region GGTAAGCTCGCCCACAACGACCAGGAGCAACGACTCCCGGAGTTCTGGGCTGAGCCCGGCGAGGGCGTGTTGCATCTCGTCCGTATACTCCAGAGCCAACGGGTCCACCGCCGCTGCGGCGACTTCGAGCGTTTGATCTCCGGCAGGGGTCGGCACTCTGTGCGACCTACGCCATCGATCGACCACCCTTCTCCGAAGGATCGACGCTAACCACGCACGCTCTCCACGTTCTTGGTCGAACCTTTCTCGGCTACACCACGCACTGCGCAGCGTCTCCTGCACAATGTCCTCGGCTTCGTGCGCGTCGCCTACCAAGCGGTAGGCAAGTGCGTACAGAGCCGGGGCGTGCTGTTCGACCAGGACGCGAAATTCGCCCTTTGATAGCGCCACCCGTTGCCTCTCCTATCAGCATGTTCCGTGCTGACGTGAAACCGGTCGCTTGGCCCCAATGGTACCACGCGGCAGGCTCGCAGGGGTAATCGTTGGCGGCCCGGCTTCCTATTCCCAGAATCTAAAGAAAAAATGGACGAAGTGGGCCGATGGCGTCCGGCGTGCGCCGGTTAACCCCTCGCCGGGCGACCTGCATTTGCCGCAAGCCGTTGCGGCGCTTAGGATTGAGGCGGAGAAAACGCCGCCATGCTGCGATTCAACAAGCCCGGCCCTGGCCGACCGCCCAACTACCAATCGCGGTCGACCCATGCGCGGATGCTGGTAGCGGTGGCCGTGGTCGGCGGGGCGATGCTGCTCGCGAGCCGGCTGACCACCGAGCCCGCGACGCCGCCCGCCGCGCAGGAGCCCGCAGCGCCGATTGATTTGCGCCCCTTGCCCCAGGTAGATCGCGACCGGCTCGCGGCGGTCTCAGACAACGCCCCCTTCCGAGATACGGAGGAAGCGTCCTGGTTCTATCTGCTGGGGATCGCCGACCAGTCCGATCCGCGGTCGCTGGCGGCCGGCATCGAAGAGCCCACTACGTACGCTCAGCTCGTCTCGCAACCTGCCTACTACCGGGGCAAGGGGGTGCGGGTCGCCGGTTCGGCAAGACGCATCGAAGAAGTCACCCCGGCAGAGAACTCGGCCGGGATCGAACGCCTGTACCGGGTGACCCTCTGGCCGTCCGGAGGCCAGGTTTGGCCGGTGTTGATGTACTGTCTTGACCTCCCGCCTGGGATCGGCCCCGGCGATCGGCTCGCCATCCCGATCGAAGCCGCGGGCTACTTCTACAAGAACCACTCCTACGCCTGGGAGGGGGGCGTCGGGCTGGCGCCGGTGCTGCTGGCGAAGTCGTTCGTGGCGCCGGTCGAAGCGCCGCAGGAGCAATCTGTAGCCAACCCGACCGAGGGCCTAGGGCTGGTGGTCGGGGCGGCGGCCTTGATCGCCGCCTGCGCGGCCGCCGTT from Pirellulimonas nuda includes:
- a CDS encoding RNA polymerase sigma factor; the encoded protein is MALSKGEFRVLVEQHAPALYALAYRLVGDAHEAEDIVQETLRSAWCSRERFDQERGERAWLASILRRRVVDRWRRSHRVPTPAGDQTLEVAAAAVDPLALEYTDEMQHALAGLSPELRESLLLVVVGELTHHETADLLGVPLGTVLSRVSRARQKLRKRLLADRQTRSAAAGSS